CAGCTCAGAGAGTGAAATTAATGTTTTAGCGGTGAAATCTGGTGAGTGTCGAAGCACTGGCCTGTATTTTGCTGTTGCTAGAGTTCTCAAGACATTGAATGTGAGGATTGCGAGAGATGTTTGCTTTTCTGCGACTGTGGAGAAGTATGGCTTTGATCAATCGTTCTCAGCTTTTAATATGTTGATGCATATATATGCGCGTGCTGAGATGGAAACGGAGGTTTATGCATTGCTTAGGAAGATTGTGTATTATTGTCAAAAGGCTGAGCTCAATTTGTTTGGTGTGTCGCATGCTTTATTGTGTTGTGATAGTGATGAAGAAGGattgaattttgttttaaatgtgCTTGTGAAGTTTTTTGCTTTGAATCTGTTGTTTGAGAATGCGTTGGCTGCGGTGGCACAGGCTAGGAAGCTTGGCATTCGGCCTAGCATCCAATCGTTCAATTTATTGCTGAAACACTTAGGGGAAGCCAATGAGAGGGAATCTGTGAGGACTTTGTTCAGGGAAATGAAGAGTTGTGGACCATTTCCTGATGTACAGACCTATGAAGTCGTGATGAGTTTTTACTGCAGAATGCCTcgtggaacggatggagtatatattgaAAAAGCGAGTAGCTTTATGAAGGAAATGGAGATAGTCGGAATTAGTCCTTCTGTTGTAACATATGGTACATTCGTTCTTGGGCTGTGTAGAGTTGGTGCTCTTGAGGTTGCTTGGTGCTATATCCGAGGGTTGAAATGTAACGGTCATCCATGTGACTGTTACTGCTATACTGTAGTTATTCATGGGTTTGTGAAAATAGGTGAACTAGATAAGGCTATGCAGGTTTTTCGTGAAATGAAGAGTTCTGGAATTGCAGGAAATGTATATAGCTATAGTATCCTGATTGAGGGTTTCTGCAGATACGGAAATGTAGAGATAGGTCTTAGCTTGCTCGAGGAAATGGAGAGATGTAATATTAAACCCCCCATTATCACCTATAGCTCGGTTTTAAAAGGACTCTCGAGGAATGGCTTCATGGAGATTGCTCTGAATTTGTTCAAGAAGATAGGGGCATCTGGATGTGAATATGACACTCGTGCTTACAACATTTTGATTGCTGGATTTTCTGAGCAGGGTGATATGGAATCTGCAAATAGACTTATAGAGGATATGATGGATAATAATTTGGCTCCTGATTATTTCAGCTATGAGAGTATGATCGTAGGTTTTTGTAAAATCGGTTCCTGCAATAAGGCCTTGAACTTTCTTGATATCATGGTAGAAGCTGGTTTCTTGCCCCGCCCTTACTTGTTCAATCGTATTGTACACGAATACTGCAGTAAAGGGCAGGTCGAGCAAGCCTTGGAATTGATCGATAAAATGACAATCCTGGGCGTTTCTCCTAATGTGTTTACCTATTCTGCAGTTGTTAACAGGCTGTGCAAAGAGCACAAGTTGAGGAAGGCATTAGAGGTTATTCCTGTAATGCTTAAATCCAACCAACCCCCTAACGATGTAATTTATAGCATCCTCATTGACGGCCTTGCTAAGCAGGCGAGCCCGGGGAAGGCCTTAGTGTTGTATACAAGAATGTTGAAGGTTGGGATTTGTCCTGATGTGATCACATTAACCATTCTGATTAATGTGTTAGGCTATGCAGGAAGAGTGGGAGAGGCATATAAGTTATTCAGAGAAATGAACTCTGAGGGCATAGATCTCGATAACTATGTGTATACCTCAATGATAGCTGCATTTTGTCGGAATGGAGATATGACGAAGGCATGGAATCTGTTCCAGGAGATGACGAGGGAGGGTGCCTCACCTTCTGTTGTTACATACACATGCCTAATTGATGGATTTCTCAAGATTAGACGCACGGATATAGCTGACATgcttataaatgaaatgaatcgGAAGACGATCTGCCATGATTTGGTATTCTACCGGGTCCTGCTCCGTGAGTGCCAAACGCTTCGAAATGTTGACAGAGCGCAGCATCTATTCGTTGAAATGAAAAATAGGGGAATAATAACAGATTAAATACCTCTAGCACACTAGGACTCTAAATAGGAGCATGCTTGATTCCATTGTGTCGTAACGTTACTACTACCTGTGGTTTTCACACTGCAAATGTCAGTTTCATCTCATCTTCTAATCTAGCTCAGATAGCTGTGTTTTCAATATGTTTACTTGTTTAATGTATTTCTTGCAGTGCTGAATATATTGTTATTGGCGTCAACCGACTTTCAATGGTTTGTTCTGCCCTGCTGAGCTCAGTGGACACAAGGAGAGTGatcaagagctccaaatgaagTGAAGTGCCGCCAAAAACCTGCAGATGTCGCTGCACTAGCTATGCAATATGGCCTATGATAGAGTACGGAGACAAAGTAGTTTatgctctcttccttatatGGCCAAGCATGGGAAGGCATTAGTAGAGCATTCTTATTATATGCTTCATGTGTGAACTACTTTTGTGCAAGTATTGATCAAAGTATCTGTATGCGGTTGATTAGAAATTCTCCCTGGAAATCGATGAGGAAACTGATTTCTCAAGGAACGTGATATTGGCTCAAAATATGCCTTTCTATTGCTGTTTTAACGAAGAGTGGTTTCGATCTTTGCAGCCTTGCAAGAGTGCCGCTTGGATATACTATGGTGAAACGCCGGTACATCACTGCAGCTGGAGGAAGATTTTACATATAAAGCATTGATGTGACAGGAAGCTAGATTCTTGAGATGCATCTTCTCCAGCATAAGGTAAAAATAATGTCATACTATTAAGTTTAATTTTTCTGCATGTATGTCTATAATTCTATTAGATGTACATATTGAACATTTTATTGAAAATTAGCCCCTGCTTTTCTTTCCTCGAGTTTTCAACTCTATTTCTTGATCTTATGCAGATTCTGGAGTTTAATCTCTCATCTGTTCTAAGCTTCGTCTTTTGGTTGTGCCCACAGGCCACAAAATTGCTACATCTCGGACGGATTGGTTTTCTTCTAACTGAACATCgttattttttttgaagttatagagaaaacgagcaaatgaactttgatttttatgcatttgtgaaattgaaaatttcaataatattttttggaatcaaactaaatagtagtactatataaaacaaaacaaacaatgcTAAAAGTAGCGGTGGTGCTCACCTATATAACACCGATACGCCACCCTGTTGCCGTATCacgtatcggatacgtatccgataccgATACGCAACGGATACACCGTCGATACGTATCCTGggcgtatccgcgagctgggccgtattgggccgggaaacctcagattcgatacgtatccttcggcgtatccgcgagctgggccgtattgggcctTCATCCTCCTCTATCTGCAAAGATCTGAGGTTCTCCTCTTCGAAATCAACGTCCATCTCTGTCGAAGAACTTCGCAACTTTCAATTTACGAACTTCAATCCGATTTGGGAACAAAATTGACAGTTAATcggatatgaagaagaagaagaagaagaagaagaagaaaggggagGCGCCGCTATTGCCTCAACTAGGGATTGAAGAAAATTGGAAATGGGAGAATGAATTGGGCAAGAAGTAGTCACGATGGAAAAGGAGTATATTTGGGGCTCATTTTTTGggccaatttattactccattaactttgtctaattttgtaactataaataaatattttgatcaaTATTATTGGTAATATGGATAAGTATAACCAAAAAATCGATGTGGTGTAATCgaccataaaagaaattgactttagcttttaatattttgtaattttattatttttatttgtataataacattagaatatctattttgtaatttattatgcactattattatttattaaaaaaatagttaaaacgtaTCCGCGTATCGGGTTGTTTGGGAAAGAGCCGTATCCGCGTATCCGTATCCTTCGGATACTGATACGCGTATCCGTATCCGTGCCGCATAGGTGCTCACATAAGGAGCTCACTTAAGGTATGCATATCATTTTCAATATGTACGAGAAATGATACGTTACATGTCTTATATGAGCTCCTTAAGTGAGCATCGCTCTCGTTCAAAACACGTTTAgcatgatttattttattttatatactatatgtatatatattgtacACTAATAATAATGCAACTAAGGAAAAGCCCAAAAGTAAAATGGTGATGCAGGTAATAAAAGAATCGTGTGCCACGTAAGCAGATTATTGGAGAATTTCATTAGATAAGTTTCAAGGATAATGCATGTCCACAGCCACATTCTCCACCACTACTCAATTTCAACATTATATCACTTCTACTGGAGTATATCATATTCTTACATAATTTAAGCTCCCCATTGAAATTTGCAAGTTGATCAGTCTCATATATTCTTTCCACCACCAATTTTCATATCGAAGAAATGACTGCTTATGGTGCTTTTCTTTCTCTCAGGAATACAATATTCAATATTCTCAATTGTTCTTGTTTTAGCCTTGTCGGTCGCTCTCGAGAAATCATACAAGTCATGGCCAACAAGTTGTGGCCTTGGCAAAATATTCTGGAAAGATTGGACAGGACGAAGCCAAGCCGTAACAGGAAGAATGTGAATGCTTTGGATGGAAAAATCAAAGAGGCAATTCGGAAATTTGAAGACTCATTGGAGTCTCTTCTCATTCAACAAATTCCTTCTCAACTCGAAACTCTTCCAGAGAGAGTCCCCGTTGATCTGCAGAGTCTTCAAAACGAAGTTCATTCATTTATCCAGGAGCTCGAAGATATGAAGAAAGACTACATCTACCTAGTGAAGAATATACCTCAAGACCAACCTATTTCCTCGTCAATTGGTTTCCTTGGAACCAATTCTAAGATGATTGGATTATCCGACCAATTCCAACTACTCGAAACCGATCTCATGATAGAAATTCATAACCGGATTCGTTTCCATGGGCTTATTGGAATGGCAGGCGTTGGGAAGACAACTCTTGCTATGAAAATTTATCAAGATCCAGACATTCAGAGCAAGTGTGAGTGTCGCGCGTGGGTGACTGTAGGCCGAGTACCTCAGCCGATCAGTCAAATTTTGCAAGGCATTCTTGCTCAACTGTGTGGAATTACTCAAGGAGATGAAGAAATAGACTTCAGTTTGAGAGCAAGATTGCGTGGCAAGAATTGCCTCATTGTGTTGGATGATGTCTGGGACAAAAAAGCAGAGAATACAATGTACTGGTTCTTCGAATACATCAGAAATGAATGTATTTGTCTTGTCTACCGGCCGACATCCAAAATTGATGAATGCTTATATTCATCCTTGGGATAAGGTGCGGTTTTTGAATGAAGAAGAAAGCATGGAACTACTATGCCATAAGGTGTTTGGTGATGCGATTTGTCCTCCTCAACTTCACAAAGTTGCCGCCAAAATTGCCAAGCATTGTGAAGGTCTCCCTCTCATGATTGTCACTGTTGCTAGCATCATTTCGATATCTGAGCATAATAGAGACccaacctactggaatgaagtagcAGAAAGAAGAAATTCAGCCTTCAAGGATGCATATAATCAAATATCAAAGGTACTTTTTCCGAGTTACGACTACTTACCTCAAAAcctaaaaatcatatttttgtTTATGGGAGTTTTCCCTCGAGATTACCACACTCCCCTTTCCAAGATCATCATTATGCTCAAGGCTGAGGGGTTGCTTTCCTGGTATGAACCGGGATGTATATATCTGAAAGAGCTAGCTTACCACTACAGCCTTGTTTTACGCATCTTGAAGAGCACTGATAAATCTCTTCCAGAGAGTCAAGTTACGGAGTTTAAAACTTGCTGGCTTCATTCTTCATGGCGGCACGTGTGTAGAGAAGAAGCTAGTAAGAACAAGTTTTATCACGTCTTAAATAAGTTAACTGATGCCGAAGAAGAAGTTCTAAAAGGTCAGCGTGGCTTATGTCTCGAAAATAATGTTTTATTTGGCATTAAAGACTTTTGTGACTTGTTGAGATTGAACTGTGCATCCTTTGCACGTTCTCTCCTTTTCTATGGTCCTTACCACCAATATCCAATCCATATAGATGTTGGTTTTAGGTTGCTAAGGGAAATAGATGCTCTTACACAACGTTTTTATACTTTTCCAATAGAAATTCTGACCCTAGTCCAACTGAAGTTCCTTGCTTTAACTTGCAATGGAGAAGTCCCTTCCACCATATCTAAACTTTTCAACCTTCGAGTTTTGATTATCCATCCACATATGATAATAAGATGCCGTGGAGCTCCATCATATGTACCAATACAGGTGTGGGACATGAAAGAGTTAGAGCATATCGAGATATTGGGAAAAAGCCTTGTAGCTCCATCTCATGTTGTTTCGTTGAAAAAGCTCTCAACTCTGCTAGGGGTGAATGCTAGTATTTGTACTATCTTCAAACTCTCCCAAAGACTTcctaaaataaagaaattaggAATACAGATTGAGTTCAAGCCTTATGAGGATCACAATGATCTTTTGAATTGCTTTGATTGCATTTCAACACTTGAAAGCTTAGAGACTCTAAAACTAAGTATCACAAATCCAGTCATCAAGAATGGTGATGTTTTCCTAGTGACTCTAAGGTCATTGAAGCTGCCAGTTAATATGAAAAAGCTACATTTGAGTGGTATGGGTTTTCCATGGGAATACATGAATGACATTGCTTCTTTGCCATATCTTGGAGCTCTCAAATTGCGATCCTACGCCTTTCAGGGTTCACATTGGAATATAGATGATTATCATTTTCCGTGTCTTAAGTTTCTTCTAATTGAAGAAAGTGATTTGGTGCAATGGGAATCAAGATACAAAAGCTTCCCCGAGCTTAAAAACCTAAGCATGAAACATTGCTATAAACTTGAAACTATCCGCATACCTTATCTCTTTAACCACGGTATCGCAGAGATTGAATTAGAGGACTGCAATCCTTTGGCTTTGACTTGGGCCACCCAATTACAACCAGGCTATACTGGTAGGCTTCATGTTACTACCTCTTCTACTTTTTATGAGAAACCGACAACTTTCAAATGTATAAGGTTAGTCCTCCAATTGCAAATCAAATCATGTCTTAGTCTtaatatataatagtaataagtGTTTAAGGTTGATATAACTTCCAAATATTTATGTATCCAATTTCAGGCACGGAGCTGTACACCAGAGCATTTATGGTGAATATACGGATGTTGATGAGGAGAATGAGGAAGAGAGTGATGATGAATATACGGATGATCATGAGGAGAATGAGGAAGAGAATGATGACGAATATATGTATGATCATGAGGATACAGAGGTGAGCGCCAACGTCAAGGAGCATGTGAGTTCGTAGGGTTATTTTTAACTTGTACTTAGTCAAGTAGTAAAAGAATCGTTGATCCTCctttataaaaaaaacctaAAAACACCCACCATAAACTTAACTGGTTATCAATTTTTAGTTATAGTAAgatttaaaaattcatcttaGCATATTTATGGAGTTAATTCCCAATCAAAAGTTACTTATAAGTTTTGTATCTAAAAATTCAAAAGTTATCAAATTTTAATCATAGTAGGATTTGAATAATCATTGGGATATATTTATGGAGTTAATATTCCAATTAATCCCGGAAGTGAATGGCAGTATAATATAATAAGAATATGAGATATCACTCTCTTTCTTATATGGTATATTAATAATTCtatttcataattttgaaattttggtaGAGGGATTTGGAATTATAGAGAGGCTATTGTCAATTTAAAAGGTAGGGTTTTGAGAGTTTCAACGAAAAAATAATAAAGCGATGAACGTCTATATTAATACTATAGATCAAAAAATGAGTGCACTGTTTAGTTACGACAATATACAAttgaaaattattaattataattaaattaaatcaaggTTATAACATCGTAATAAAAACCATCAAAaccaaattaaagaaaaaataaaaaccatccaaaccaaattaaagaaaaaatccaaaccaaattaaagaaaaaatagtAACAAAATGTGGTTCAGCTGCTAAAATGGCATTACTACTCGCAAATGACAACATCACGAAACCTTGCCTCTCAGCATGGAATTCTATTTCTATACTTCAAACTGATCAAACACAATTTAGCAACATAGCTTCGGTTGTTGAACGAGGATCGTACGACAAAATCAATCTTCCGATATGGGCAAGCCAAGTGCTTCGACCACTTCCTCATCGAACATCAGTTCCGCGGCCACGGCCGCGGCACCTTGAACAAAAACAATGTATGGCTCAAAAGCTTCTTCCTCCATTACATCAGCTTCAATAGCAACTCCTTtcctaaatataaaaatcaaatgaaatactataccactattaatttagaaattgaatTAAACTTGATCTAAATTATTAAGTTAAGATTATATAAAATGCAACAGAACCAAGGCTGATCTCACAATTTCATGCTAGACATGTGAAATTAGcacaagataaataattaaaatggacTTTAAGATAAGGTTAGGTTGGACTGTTAAATAATCCACCCTTTTGAACTAATTAGCTTTGGGCCTCAGCAGGCCGAGATGAGCTTTGATGGTCTAACATGGCCTTATTTTATCTACCAAACAAGTACTTAATCGATTGCATATTGTAAACATTGATTCAACGCGGGCAAACATTAATTCAATAAACAATTAATTACAAGATAAATCGAAGTTGAGAAAATGATAAACTGACCCTTTCCTATCACCATCGCCGGAGCTGGATCTATCTCCAACTCATTCATATGAAAAAGTCATGTGTTACCATATTAAGGAGGAGAGGCACGAGTTCGAAACTTGCCCAAAGTCtaggtatttaattttttttttcagttttattgGGTTTTATGCAAAATGCATCCTTATTTTTTGTAGGAAAAAGATTTAGTTTCGAGTGTTGACAATAATTTAGGGGCACTATGTATATCATCTGTAGGTACGAAAGTATTTGATGAATTGCCTTTGTCATTTTGATTTGAAGATTTAGAACAAATTAGACTTTCtgaattcattaaaaaattaaaattgaaaaaaaattacttaaGATAATAGTAAGACTTAATTACAATATATCAGGGTGCAAAAAGTTTgaacattataaaaaaatggtaCTATGATAAGTCTGAGAAGAAAggtgaaaaagaaaatttataaaaaatttgatGTGGAGGGAAGTATTATGAGCAAATGTATATaagatgaaatatgagtattagATATGATCGATCATATGTATGGAGATTTAGTTggattgatatttaaatatttaaattaatttttttaagatgTAAAAATAATTAGGGGTAATTTAGTAAGTAAataatacaaataataataaaaccgATTCAGTCTGATTAAAAAATTAAGGTCATTATGTACGTTAATTTATGTATGTTTATCTTTTTccataaataaaatagtataataagaaaacacattttatgtcattttggtCATATTACACGTaactattttatcatttcataGTTGTAATAATTTATCTCTGGTCACACAAGATACAAATTGTAATATGCAGCCATACACATTcgtatattgaaatattaaaaatcCTGAAACAATAGTTTCATCATAAAATATTTTGTGGcaatactcaaaatacaagaaATTATGTGTGATGAACATACAGTTAACGATACAACAACGTAGCTTTAGCTACTTTTTTTATATCTCAAGTGTTGTAATCAAAAGAATGATGAGTTCTACTTCAATTCAATCCATGTCAATGGCCTACACAATCCTTCTCCATCAAAAGGTGAGTTCCTGAATCATACCGTTGCAGTTTCTCGTGGCGTCATCTTACCCGGCACAGTCATTCGATCTGAGCACGTGGCTGAGGCAGTCGTTCCCGGAGCCTGTCGTCCCATGATCCAACACTCCTATCAGTTACTAGGTCACGTCCGGCACTCCAAACAAAGTCCTATGCTGAACTCCGAGTGAAAAAATCATTAAGCGCAAGGTTTGCATCACCATGAGAGACGGCATCTTCAGGCTCTGGCATGTAGAGACTCGACACGGAAGTCTACACAAGCAAAGAAACATTAACCAACAAGACACCCCAAAAAGAACGAATGAATCGTCTGAATCCAGCCAAGCAACAGATTAACGAGCATATCTGCACATGAAAGGGGGAGAGGAATTACCTTTGTGTCGAGTAATGTTTCCTCAGAGCCATCTGAAATAAGGCAAGCGCCATGAGCTTTAAGCCATTCAATGCACTCCTCCACTCCTTCATTCTCATCACCTGCTTCGCTTGTAGGTGTTGCACTTGAGAAGCCTAGAATCTGGGAAATATACGACACAGGGACCGTAGGACGGTATGAACGAGATATGCACTTCACAGCAGCATATCGCATTTTTTCAACATAAAGATCTGCATTGAGAAACGTTGTCAGATATATTGGGGGAAAGGACTGATTGTTTCTTAATTATAATAACCCCCTTATAATTTCAACAATGACTAACCCATAAGGAGGGTGCCAAGATTTGGTGCCGTCTTGTAGAGTTTAAAAAACTTCACGTAATTCCCTGATGTCACAGCACTGCGAACTGCGAGAGCATGTTTTACTGCCATATCCTTTTTGGCATCAAGTGGTAATCTGTCAAATGAAAATATTAGCAAAAGGGGAAACCATAAATCGACATGTACCATACAATAGCAGGATACAGCTTATGTATATAGACAATCTATATATTCTTGGAACCGAAAGAAGCATTTCAGCAGCTACAAAACTTCAACTGCGTAATGAAAACAAGTCATCATACAGATTCTGAGGGAATAAATTTATCGTTGAGTGAGCCTCAGGCAGGTGAGACCAGATAATCAACTCTAAATTAGACTATTCAATGTTTCTGCTAATAAATAATGACACCTTAAGAATATAATTATAGTCTTTCTCATTGATTTGCTTCTTTCTCGGCTCATGGCTTCGCAACAATATTACAACAGACAATATAAGCCCAGGCCATGGTAGCAAACCTGGACATTGCTGACACAAGATCCCTGTTATTCTTTGAGTGTAATATAACACATAATAAATTGTATGCTGCAAATTCCATATGGCATCCCGAAATCCCTTCTGCATAAAGAGTTTTCAATTGCGATTGGCACTGCACATGCAAAAAGGCAAGAGCAGTAGAAGGTTATAAACATGGTTTACAATAGTAATACAGTTCATTTATATGACAGCTATTCTACCTATGTACTAATTTTTGATACACGTCCTCGCCAGGACTACGAGAAGACTAGCTAATACAACTGGccaaaagaaaaagaacaacCAGCATAAAAATACAGGTATGCAAGAAACCGTAAAGCTGGAAGAGCTAACCTGATTGTACTCTGGCAAGTCCCCAGCTTCTATGGCCAGCCGAGCATGAGTTTCATATACCTAAAATGAAATGTCAGATATGATATTAGCTGGCAGTTTAAACCAAGATAGAAGCTCATATAATCACATCAAGTTTTTAACTGGAAACAATGACCATAAACTACTCAGCAGGATTATCAGTACATGACCAAATTTAATCAACAACTATGGGAACAAGCAGCATGTAATGAATGATGAGATAAGAGcagaaaaaatttaaatacctTTACTGTAAGCTCATTACGTATATGTTGCACAGTAAGATCTTGCCGTATTGATTTTAACTGATCACATCTATAGAGGTAATTCTTTTGGGAACTTTGAACCATTTCTAAAGCTTTTACTAACACCTCTTCAGGCCTCACCTGCAATTAGCATTAACGAAAGAGCATAAACTTCCATGACAATAATCACAATGATTCCCTTTTCAAACAGTACAAAGAAGCTGAGAAGTTTACCGTTGCTGGATCAGGTGCAGAAGTAAGGCGTAGGTAGCGTTTCTCAATCTCCTGACAGGTTCCCTTAACAGTGAGGGCATCCCAATCAATATCTTCAACAGCCTCACTCCCACTTTCGTCAAAAGTTTTGCTAAGAATCAAAGCACTAGCCCGCCTAGCATGCAAATTACCAGCACCATGATCTTTTGTTCTTAACTTCACTTTTTCTGCCCGGGTTCCATGTCCTCTGTCAAAACGTTTCGAACGGTTTTCACGTTTTCTCTTTTCCTCTGGTGTGTCAACAAGCATAATAGCAGCAGAGTAGTACTTCGTCAGACTCTGTTCCTTATCGCTATCACTAGAAGTTTCACCGCCATCAGCTGTGTTTAtttcctcaccaagacgctgtCTCTTTGTAGGTCTAGTAGCATTCCTACTGATAATTTTTTGATCTGTAAAAGAAAATTTTGTGCCCAAACCCACCTTATTCTCTATTTTTCCACCTGAAAACTGCAACGTGCATATGAACACGGTTGGTCactcaaatataaaaaagaacCAGTTTGAGATATAGCACTCATGATTTTGGGCACACGAGCCTATAGATCATCTATAAAGAAGTATTAAATAAAGCTGGCATTTATAACACTTCTCTTAATCTCACCCACACATATCCTCTATAAATTATATACACCCTTCTAGTCATTGCATAATAAATCAAGTAATATTTTCCAATAACTTaattaacatttataagctagaaATTCTAAGAAGTTGCACCCTGGCAAAGGTATGAGTTAAAATTATCATGGCTATATGTGATCTGCAATCCAACAACACCTGCAATTTGTGAATTGAAACAAAAGATGAGCGCGACTAATTTCTCACAAGTACCTGCTTGTTGTTCCAAGCACCATATTTTCGAGTTCCGAAAGACATATTAGAAGTTTTATCAGCCACTTTTTCCTCTTGAATGGGCTCCCATCTGCTTTTGACACGCCGAGTGGGACTCTTTCTTTGTATTGCAGAAGTCAGTGCTGGAAACTCAGTTTCACTGCAGAAACgcaatgagagagagagagagatgttacTCAATCTCACAGCAATTATTTTTGTTGCATGGGATGAAAAGAAACATACT
This genomic interval from Salvia splendens isolate huo1 chromosome 13, SspV2, whole genome shotgun sequence contains the following:
- the LOC121761661 gene encoding putative pentatricopeptide repeat-containing protein At5g59900, whose product is MGGCFFVRNSPLFLKFGVCGTLKFRRSCTAVNYSNIFRNFYSRVSAVEDCDYSSSSESEINVLAVKSGECRSTGLYFAVARVLKTLNVRIARDVCFSATVEKYGFDQSFSAFNMLMHIYARAEMETEVYALLRKIVYYCQKAELNLFGVSHALLCCDSDEEGLNFVLNVLVKFFALNLLFENALAAVAQARKLGIRPSIQSFNLLLKHLGEANERESVRTLFREMKSCGPFPDVQTYEVVMSFYCRMPRGTDGVYIEKASSFMKEMEIVGISPSVVTYGTFVLGLCRVGALEVAWCYIRGLKCNGHPCDCYCYTVVIHGFVKIGELDKAMQVFREMKSSGIAGNVYSYSILIEGFCRYGNVEIGLSLLEEMERCNIKPPIITYSSVLKGLSRNGFMEIALNLFKKIGASGCEYDTRAYNILIAGFSEQGDMESANRLIEDMMDNNLAPDYFSYESMIVGFCKIGSCNKALNFLDIMVEAGFLPRPYLFNRIVHEYCSKGQVEQALELIDKMTILGVSPNVFTYSAVVNRLCKEHKLRKALEVIPVMLKSNQPPNDVIYSILIDGLAKQASPGKALVLYTRMLKVGICPDVITLTILINVLGYAGRVGEAYKLFREMNSEGIDLDNYVYTSMIAAFCRNGDMTKAWNLFQEMTREGASPSVVTYTCLIDGFLKIRRTDIADMLINEMNRKTICHDLVFYRVLLRECQTLRNVDRAQHLFVEMKNRGIITD
- the LOC121761662 gene encoding putative late blight resistance protein homolog R1A-10; its protein translation is MMSGTKKQRIQCTGSSNTSEMNVFVLSTGRHPKLMNAYIHPWDKVRFLNEEESMELLCHKVFGDAICPPQLHKVAAKIAKHCEGLPLMIVTVASIISISEHNRDPTYWNEVAERRNSAFKDAYNQISKVLFPSYDYLPQNLKIIFLFMGVFPRDYHTPLSKIIIMLKAEGLLSWYEPGCIYLKELAYHYSLVLRILKSTDKSLPESQVTEFKTCWLHSSWRHVCREEASKNKFYHVLNKLTDAEEEVLKGQRGLCLENNVLFGIKDFCDLLRLNCASFARSLLFYGPYHQYPIHIDVGFRLLREIDALTQRFYTFPIEILTLVQLKFLALTCNGEVPSTISKLFNLRVLIIHPHMIIRCRGAPSYVPIQVWDMKELEHIEILGKSLVAPSHVVSLKKLSTLLGVNASICTIFKLSQRLPKIKKLGIQIEFKPYEDHNDLLNCFDCISTLESLETLKLSITNPVIKNGDVFLVTLRSLKLPVNMKKLHLSGMGFPWEYMNDIASLPYLGALKLRSYAFQGSHWNIDDYHFPCLKFLLIEESDLVQWESRYKSFPELKNLSMKHCYKLETIRIPYLFNHGIAEIELEDCNPLALTWATQLQPGYTGRLHVTTSSTFYEKPTTFKCIRHGAVHQSIYGEYTDVDEENEEESDDEYTDDHEENEEENDDEYMYDHEDTEVSANVKEHVSS